One Brassica napus cultivar Da-Ae chromosome C4, Da-Ae, whole genome shotgun sequence genomic region harbors:
- the LOC125586150 gene encoding uncharacterized protein LOC125586150, whose protein sequence is MKNSEARPVGSAPLPEANEVEKKNPNEFNYIQNDKRSHGKGRGGYRNRDNYSNGRDKYLAGRKGNHNNRGRGSNPGRGRGGYGRGRGGISKPTRRQMVHDSGYEADKESDVANDDLMDFETSDCLKD, encoded by the exons atgaagaacagtgaagcTAGACCTGTCGGATCTGCCCCATTACCAGAGGCCAATgaagttgaaaagaaaaatcccAACGAGTTCAATTACATCCAGAATGATAAGAGATCACACGGCAAAGGCCGTGGTGGATACAGGAACCGTGACAATTACTCGAACGGTCGAGATAAGTACTTGGccggccggaaaggaaaccacaataaccgtggtcgtggttccaatcccGGCCGTGGCCGAGGCGGATATGGACGAGGTCGAGGCGGTatatccaaacc aacccggaggcaaaTGGTCCATGATTCCGGTTATGAGGCTGATAAAGAATCTGATGTTGCAAATGACGACCTTATGGActttgagacttctgattgtctcaaagaCTAA